A part of Onthophagus taurus isolate NC chromosome 7, IU_Otau_3.0, whole genome shotgun sequence genomic DNA contains:
- the LOC139430505 gene encoding uncharacterized protein, whose amino-acid sequence MAEASGTRLGLHWIFHPPGGPHFNGLAEAGVKSVKSHLLRVIGDQRLTFEEVYTVLTQIEAVLNSRPLTPISSDPNDLQPLTPGHFLCLEPLNSLISEPDYTKVPLNRLDRWKLLQRMLQDFWKRWTMEYLSTLQARSKWTSPTPIPTVGDLVIVKNEQLPPLKWEMGRITQLHPGDDGVIRVVTIRTKNGLFTRPTIKICPLPANETKVPKP is encoded by the coding sequence atgGCAGAAGCTTCGGGAACACGTCTAGGACTCCATTGGATTTTTCATCCACCTGGTGGACCTCACTTTAATGGTCTCGCTGAAGCAGGCGTGAAATCAGTAAAGTCCCATTTGCTTCGAGTTATTGGAGATCAACGTCTTACGTTCGAGGAGGTCTACACCGTCCTCACCCAAATAGAGGCTGTGCTCAACTCCAGGCCCCTCACACCGATATCGAGTGATCCAAACGATCTTCAGCCACTGACACCAGGTCATTTCTTATGTTTAGAACCACTAAATAGTTTAATTTCAGAACCAGACTACACAAAGGTTCCCCTAAATCGATTGGATCGATGGAAGCTCCTCCAACGCATGCTCCAGGACTTCTGGAAGAGATGGACCATGGAGTACTTATCCACTCTTCAAGCAAGATCCAAATGGACCTCACCAACTCCAATTCCTACTGTCGGTGATCTGGTCATCGTAAAAAATGAACAACTTCCACCTTTGAAATGGGAGATGGGGCGAATCACACAGCTCCATCCTGGCGACGATGGTGTGATTCGTGTTGTAACAATTCGAACCAAGAACGGACTGTTCACAAGACCAACCATAAAAATCTGTCCACTGCCGGCCAACGAAACTAAAGTTCCTAAAccttaa